The Sorangiineae bacterium MSr11954 DNA segment GACCTCGAGCCACGCGCGCACGGCGCCCGTCTCGTCCTCGAGCACCACGGTGACGGCGCTCGGCTCGCTGCGGACGGCGCGGGCTCCGTCGCGCACGTTGTGCAAGCGCACATCGACGCGCGCGTCGAGGATCTCCCGCAGCGCGCGCTCCATCTTCTCGAGCGTGCCATCGGGCCCGAGCAACCGGCGGAGCCCGCGCATCGCGTCGAGCGCGCGCCGGCTCGTGCCGTCGAGGGACTCCCAAGGAAAGCGCCGGATGCTCCCGCTCCGGCTCGATCGCGCCGACGAGCCCATGGCGCTCACCGTCCCAGCATGATTTCGCGCTCCACGAGCTGATCGGCCTCCTGGGAGAAGCGCTGGAAGCGCGTGTACTCGTCGCCAGGCTGCACGCGCCCCGCCGGGATGTCCACCACGCGATCGAGGTACAGCGCATGACCGCGCACGGTGTCGCCCACGCGCACGATCCGCTCGCCGTCGCGCACCTCGCCGACCGGGAGGCTCGAGGGCATGCGCATGGTCTCGGGCACCACCACCTCGAACTTCACGTCCACGTGCGACGAGCCGCTGATCAGCTGCGGCGTCTGCCGCTCCGAGAGCGCCGCCAGCTGCGCGAGCCGCATGGGGAACAGCTGCTTGAGCGACAGGCCGCCCGAGACCGCCCGCGCCAGCTGCGGCACCTCGGCGTGGACCCGCACGACCAGCGGCGCATCCAACGTTTGCTTCCCCTCCACCGACACGTCGCGCACGCGCGCCCCCGGGAAGTTGCGGCCCACCAGCCGCGTCTCCACGAAGTCGCGCACCTGCCCCGCCGCGATGCGATCGAACACCGCGCGCAGCGACGCGCCCACCTTGCCGCGAAAGCTCTGCGCGAGCTCCAAGGTCGCCGAGCCATCCTCGCGCAAGAGCGCGCGCCCCTCGAAGCTGACCCCGTCGAGATCGCCCCCGGTCGCCGTCTTGTCGAGCGGTGTTCCCGGGATCAAGCGGTACGCGGGCTGACCGCGCAACCCCGCGGCCAAGTACCCAAACGGCGCGAACTTGTCGCGCACCGTGAGCCAGCGGACGCCGCTCTCCGTGGGGATGCGCAGCACCACCGAGTCGAACACCTCGGCCTCGCTCATCTTTCCGAGCGGCGGCGGGGCCAGGCGGTTCTTCACCACCGCGAGCTCCAGCGGGATGTTCAGCTGGCGAAGCAGGTGCCCGAAGGCCGACTGGAGCGATCCGCTCCGGCCGGTGAGCGCGCGGCGCCCGTCGTTTTCGTTCCCCTCCTCCACGGTGGTGAGCACGTGGTGGTAGAGGCGCTCGGCGCGCGCCGAGGTGCTCTTCTCCGGCACCCCTTTTACGATCTCGCGCGCCATCTTGCCGAGGCGCGGATCGAGCGGCGTCTCATCCGACGCGAAGTCCACCAGGCGGGCCAGCGACTCCTGCAGCGACTGCCCCCAGCCAATGCGAACGCTGGGCAAAAACTCGGTGGGCGGAACGGCGTCCGGCTCCTCGGGCGCCGGCGGGCTCTCGTCCACCCGCCACCTGCGCTCCACGAAGGTCCCCAAGGTCTTCACCTTTGGCTGCCCCACATTGCCGCGCGTCTCGATGTCGAGCGGGCGATCCTTGGGGGTCAAGGTCACGAACTCGCTGCGCCAGTAGCCCTTGTCGGCCTCGCGGAAGAACCAATGCGGGCCCTTGTAGGTCTTGCCCTTTTCGCCGTCGCCCCGGAACGAGGTGACGTGCTCCAGCTCGACGTAGTCGCCGATCTCCAGGTGCGGCAACGTCAACGTCGGCTTTCCCTCCACCGGCTCCGGCTCCAGCACGGTGCCATCGGGCTTGATCACCCGCAGGCGCAGCACCAACCCTTGCGGCGGCTGTTGCTCCGACTCTTTGCCCACGGCCTCCTGCGACTGCATCCGCTGAATCTCGTGCTCGAGCATCTCGCTCGAGCCATCGGGGTGCACCCACAGCGCCGAGTAGTCGAGCACGCGCGCGGCGTTGCCGGCCATCTTCTTGCCGCTCTTCTCCCACCGCTCGAAGTCGCGGATGACGGCGCGCCCGTCGATCCGATACGGCTCGAGGTTGGTGGCGCCCTCCACCACCGTGATGGCATCGCGCAGCTCCGCGATGTTGGCGCCGGCTTGAATCGACTCCGCCAGCGCGCGCCGCAGCGCACCGCGATCGCCCTTCGAGAAGGCGCGATCGGCCAGGCGGAACCGGGCCGTGGCGTCCTGCGGATTTTTGGCGAGCGCTTTGTCCAGCTCCGCGGCGGCGGCCGCCGGATTGCCCGCGCGCGCCAGAACGTCGGCGATGCGGCTGGCGATCTCTTTGCGATCGGGGCGGCGCTTGGCGAGCCTTCGCAGCTCGTCGACCGCCGCCTTCCAGTCGTGGCGCGCGAGGGCCCGGTCCAGCTCCACCTCCGTCTCGGGGTCGAGCTTCTTCACCCGCTCCGCGATCGAATCGGCCTTCTCCAGCGGGCCGTCCTCCTCGAGCGCGTCGAGGTAAGCGCGGAGCGCGTCGGCGTCGTCCGGAAAGCGCTGGCTCAAATCGGCGAACGCGCGCATCCGCTCCGCGCGCCAACCGAGGCGCCCATAGACCCGCCCGAGCCCCTCCAGGATCTCCGGCTCGCCGCGGAACTCGTCGGCCAGCTTGCGCAGCGGCTCCACGCCCTCGACCAGGCCCTTCTGCTCGCCGAGATCGAGCGCCAGCCAGGCGCGCGAGTACCAGAGCGACGGATCGCGCTCCACCGCGCGCGTGCGGAAGCGGCGCTCGTTCTGGCGGCGCGTCTCCTCGGGGTAAATGGGATCGCCGTGCGCAAACCCGGCGGCGGCTTGGAGCGCGACGGCGCCCGCGTCGGCCGGCTCCACGTATGGCTCGACCAGCGCGCTCGCCACGTCGTCGAGGCCGTCGATGCTGGCGAGGCTCGCGGCCAGGTACGCTTGCAGCGGCGAGCTGGCCTTTCGCGCCTGCACCATCGGGTCGAGCGGGTTGACGTTGGGGAGGGGGGTCGCCTTGGAGAGACCGTAGGGGCGCGAGCCGTCCACGTCGGTGACGATGCCCGCCGGCTTTCCATCGGGCTGCAAGAAACGAAACGACGTCGAGTCGTTCAGGAGGCGCGCCAGCACGCGATGCCGGCCCGGCCCCACGCGCGCCGCCGCTCCAAAGCGCTGCCACACGCCCCACTCGCGCAGATCTCGCTCGAGGATCGGCACGTCGTCGATCCACACCTTGATGGCGCCCGCCACCGCCAGGATCAGATCGCGCTCGGTGTCCGTCGAGAAGAACGCCTCGGCGTAGTACACGCCTTTGCCGGCTTGTTCGGGCGAGCCGGCCAGGCACCGGTGCTGCTCGACCTTCAAGACATGGGGACGCGTGCCGCGGAACGGATCGGGCTCCCACGACGGAGGCCACGGACGCGGCTCCTCGGCGGCAAAGGTGCGCCTTCGATCCACCGACGTGCCGCGCCCGAACGGGCCCGCGAGCCGGATCTTGCGGCCGCAGCCCGCGCGTGCGGTGTACTGCGCGTCGTAGGCGTCGTCGATGACCGCCGCCTTGTCGAACGCCTCGGCGTTGGACCAGTCGGAGAGCTCGGCCACCGCGCGCCAACCCAGCTTGCCCGGTCGCGCGAGCAGATCCTCCAACGTCTTTTTGTGGCGCGTATAGAGCTCGGCCACCGAGCCGCGCTGGGCGCGAAGCCGGTTCGTGGCGAACCAAGCCACGAGCCGCCCGTCGGGATCGTCGCTCTGCCGCGCCGCGACCAGGGTCGCCGCGTAGTTGTCGGCCGCCGAGCGCGGATCGCCGTGCATCTCGTCGTAGACCCCGAGCGCCAGGCTGCCGTACAGCCCCTCGTGCTTCATCTGGCGCAGGCGCCCGGCCGCGTTCTTGGCTTGGCCCGCGTCGCCGCCGGGTGCCACCATTTCGAGCAGCGCCCAGCGGCCCACGGTCTCGGCGTCGCCGGACGCGCGCCCTTGATCGCGGGCGCTCGCGAGCGACGAGGGGCTCGCGACCTGCGGCGTCGCGCTGCCACAACCCACGGCGCTGGCCAGGGCCAACGCCGAAATCACACCCAGACGCATCGATGCCTT contains these protein-coding regions:
- a CDS encoding tetratricopeptide repeat protein, translated to MKKSSFSKASMRLGVISALALASAVGCGSATPQVASPSSLASARDQGRASGDAETVGRWALLEMVAPGGDAGQAKNAAGRLRQMKHEGLYGSLALGVYDEMHGDPRSAADNYAATLVAARQSDDPDGRLVAWFATNRLRAQRGSVAELYTRHKKTLEDLLARPGKLGWRAVAELSDWSNAEAFDKAAVIDDAYDAQYTARAGCGRKIRLAGPFGRGTSVDRRRTFAAEEPRPWPPSWEPDPFRGTRPHVLKVEQHRCLAGSPEQAGKGVYYAEAFFSTDTERDLILAVAGAIKVWIDDVPILERDLREWGVWQRFGAAARVGPGRHRVLARLLNDSTSFRFLQPDGKPAGIVTDVDGSRPYGLSKATPLPNVNPLDPMVQARKASSPLQAYLAASLASIDGLDDVASALVEPYVEPADAGAVALQAAAGFAHGDPIYPEETRRQNERRFRTRAVERDPSLWYSRAWLALDLGEQKGLVEGVEPLRKLADEFRGEPEILEGLGRVYGRLGWRAERMRAFADLSQRFPDDADALRAYLDALEEDGPLEKADSIAERVKKLDPETEVELDRALARHDWKAAVDELRRLAKRRPDRKEIASRIADVLARAGNPAAAAAELDKALAKNPQDATARFRLADRAFSKGDRGALRRALAESIQAGANIAELRDAITVVEGATNLEPYRIDGRAVIRDFERWEKSGKKMAGNAARVLDYSALWVHPDGSSEMLEHEIQRMQSQEAVGKESEQQPPQGLVLRLRVIKPDGTVLEPEPVEGKPTLTLPHLEIGDYVELEHVTSFRGDGEKGKTYKGPHWFFREADKGYWRSEFVTLTPKDRPLDIETRGNVGQPKVKTLGTFVERRWRVDESPPAPEEPDAVPPTEFLPSVRIGWGQSLQESLARLVDFASDETPLDPRLGKMAREIVKGVPEKSTSARAERLYHHVLTTVEEGNENDGRRALTGRSGSLQSAFGHLLRQLNIPLELAVVKNRLAPPPLGKMSEAEVFDSVVLRIPTESGVRWLTVRDKFAPFGYLAAGLRGQPAYRLIPGTPLDKTATGGDLDGVSFEGRALLREDGSATLELAQSFRGKVGASLRAVFDRIAAGQVRDFVETRLVGRNFPGARVRDVSVEGKQTLDAPLVVRVHAEVPQLARAVSGGLSLKQLFPMRLAQLAALSERQTPQLISGSSHVDVKFEVVVPETMRMPSSLPVGEVRDGERIVRVGDTVRGHALYLDRVVDIPAGRVQPGDEYTRFQRFSQEADQLVEREIMLGR